From one Pseudactinotalea sp. HY158 genomic stretch:
- a CDS encoding dihydroxyacetone kinase family protein, with translation MTKIHNDPATFTEDAMRGFCMVNERYVRAVRGGVVRRSPGPDGKVAVLVGGGTGHYPAFAGWVGPGFADGAVVGNIFSAPSAQYAQSVARASERGGGVIFAYGNHAGDVMNFGMATQALLDAGVDARQVVVTDDIHAAGTDEISRRRGIAGDFTVFKVLGAAAETGAPIDEVERLGNLANNRTRTVGIGLSGCTMPGKAEPLFTVEAGTMAIGLGLHGEPGITTVELGTAADIAHHLVEPLLAEDPGDDRRIAVVLNGLGTTKYEELFLLWAEIAPLLTAAGYDLVEPEVGEIVTSLDMGGVSLTITWLNDELEPLWRAACDTPAWRRGTTVASASAQTPTPASVEDGAGAEEAADVVEIPEATAASLEHARSAVRAAEKALAAILANEAELGRLDAVAGDGDHGRGMTRGVSAACVGAREAARAGAGLGTTIARAGEAWADAAGGTSGVLWGSALGAAGRRLGDGDVDPARVAAAVEEFVGTIGGLGGARVGDKTMLDAMAPFSASLGAEIGSGPGAAEAAVRAAEAAAQATADLEPRIGRARPNAGRSRGAPDPGAVSFALIARAVVASLAAEDERC, from the coding sequence ATGACGAAGATCCACAACGACCCGGCCACCTTCACCGAAGATGCCATGCGCGGATTCTGCATGGTCAACGAGCGATACGTCCGCGCAGTCCGCGGCGGAGTCGTCCGGCGCTCCCCCGGACCGGACGGAAAGGTCGCCGTTCTCGTCGGCGGCGGGACCGGACACTATCCCGCCTTCGCCGGCTGGGTCGGTCCCGGCTTCGCGGACGGCGCCGTGGTCGGCAACATCTTCAGCGCCCCGTCGGCCCAGTACGCGCAGTCGGTCGCTCGGGCCTCGGAGCGCGGAGGCGGGGTGATCTTCGCATACGGAAACCACGCGGGCGACGTCATGAATTTCGGGATGGCGACGCAGGCCCTCCTCGACGCGGGGGTCGACGCGCGTCAGGTCGTCGTGACGGATGACATCCACGCGGCGGGCACGGACGAGATCTCGCGCCGACGGGGGATCGCCGGGGACTTCACGGTCTTCAAGGTCCTAGGCGCGGCCGCCGAGACCGGTGCGCCGATCGACGAGGTCGAACGGCTCGGTAACCTGGCCAACAACCGCACCCGGACGGTGGGGATCGGATTGTCGGGCTGCACCATGCCTGGCAAGGCCGAGCCGCTCTTCACGGTCGAGGCAGGCACGATGGCGATCGGTCTCGGGCTCCACGGCGAACCCGGCATCACGACCGTCGAGCTCGGCACCGCCGCGGACATCGCCCACCACCTGGTCGAGCCCCTGCTCGCCGAGGATCCCGGTGACGATCGGCGGATCGCCGTCGTGCTCAACGGCTTGGGAACCACGAAGTACGAGGAGCTCTTCCTGCTCTGGGCGGAGATCGCCCCCCTGCTCACCGCGGCCGGTTACGACCTGGTCGAGCCTGAGGTGGGCGAGATCGTGACCAGCCTCGACATGGGCGGCGTCTCCCTCACGATCACCTGGCTGAACGATGAACTCGAACCGCTATGGCGCGCCGCCTGCGACACGCCCGCCTGGCGGCGCGGGACAACGGTGGCATCGGCATCGGCCCAGACACCGACCCCGGCATCGGTCGAGGACGGCGCCGGGGCCGAGGAAGCCGCGGACGTGGTGGAGATCCCCGAGGCCACGGCCGCCTCCCTGGAGCATGCGCGCAGTGCGGTGCGCGCCGCCGAGAAGGCGCTCGCCGCGATCCTGGCGAACGAGGCCGAGCTGGGGCGGCTGGACGCCGTCGCCGGTGACGGCGACCACGGCCGTGGCATGACGCGCGGGGTGAGCGCCGCGTGCGTCGGTGCTCGGGAGGCGGCCCGTGCCGGCGCCGGGCTCGGCACGACAATCGCGCGCGCGGGCGAGGCGTGGGCGGATGCAGCGGGCGGTACGTCCGGTGTGCTGTGGGGTTCGGCACTCGGAGCCGCGGGGCGGCGGCTCGGGGACGGCGATGTCGACCCGGCGAGGGTCGCCGCCGCGGTCGAGGAGTTCGTGGGAACCATCGGCGGGCTCGGCGGAGCCCGGGTGGGAGACAAGACGATGCTCGATGCGATGGCTCCGTTCTCGGCCTCCCTCGGCGCCGAGATCGGCTCGGGACCGGGTGCAGCGGAGGCGGCGGTGCGCGCTGCCGAGGCCGCGGCTCAGGCGACGGCCGACCTCGAGCCGAGGATCGGCCGAGCCCG